GCATCCTCGGGGTTCATCTCGACGGCCGGCTTCGGGAGTTCCCGGTCGAGGAGGGGGGTCCTCCTCGTCATGCTCCCGGTGTGGAAGTGAAAGAGGCTCCGGCCGGTCGTCAGGAGGAGGGGGTACTCGGGGTCTGAACCCGCCGCCAGAAGATCCACCGGGAAGAACCGGGCCCGGCCGATGGGAAAGGACTCTTTATGGAGGATCTCGGTCCCCGGATGGTCGGGATCGGGGCAGGGCCAGGAAAGCCCCGCCGTCCCGAGCCTAGGGTAGCTGATCCCGCCGTAGGAGGGGGTCACCGAGGCTATCTCGGCCATCACCTCCTCCGGGGAGGCGTACTCTGCGGGGACTCCAAGCCGCCTCAGGAGGGCAGCCGCCACCTCCACCTCCGGCCTCGCCTCCCCCGGGGGCGGGACCGCGCGCCTCACCCGCTGGACCCGCCGCTCAGTGGAGGTGAAGGTCCCGTCCTTCTCCGCGAAGGAGGCGGCGGGGAGGACGACGTCGGCGAGGGCCGTCGTCTCGGTGGGGAAGATCTCGGCGACGGCTAAAAACTCCAGGGATTCGAGGGCCCGCCCCACCAGCCCCCGGTCGGGGTAGCTCATCATCGGGTTCTCGCCGGAGATGAAGAGCCCCTTCAAACGACCCTCCTTTGCCGCCTCCATCATCTCGACGGCGGTGAGCCCCGGCGCCGGGGGGAGGTCCGTCCCCCAGGCCGCCTCCATCCTCCCTCGGGCGGCGGGGTCCTCCACCTTCTGGTAGCCGGAGTAGACGTTCGGGAGCGCCCCCATGTCGCAGGCCCCCTGGACGTTCTGGTGGCCCCGGAGGGGGCAGATCCCCGTCCCCTCCCTCCCGAGGTTTCCGGTGGCGAGGACGAGGTTCGCGAGGGCGAGGACGTTCTCGGTCCCGTTGGAGTGCTGGGTCGTCCCCATGGCGTAGACGACCGCCGCCCTGGGGGCCTCGCCGAAGGCAGCTGCCGCCGCCTCGAGGTCTCGGGGGGGTATCCCCGAGATCTTCTCCACCACCTCGGGGGTGTATTTGGAGACGGAATCCTTCAGGGCGTCAAATCCTGCGGTCCTCTCCCTGATGAACTCCTCATCGGCGAGACCCCCCTCGAGGATCAGGTTCAGAAGGCCGTTGATCCAGGCGACATCGGTTCCGAGCCTCGGCGCCAGGCGGTGGTCGGCGAGGCTGGCGATCTGGGTCCTCCTCGGATCGGCGACGATGAGGGCGGCTCCCCGGGACTGGGCCTCCAGGATGGTGGCGGCGACGAGGGGGTGCTGCTCGGTGGTGTTCGAGCCGGTGACGAGGATGGCGTCGGAGGAGAGGAGGCCCCTTATGGGGTTGGTCATCGCCCCGCTCCCCAGGGCGGCCCCCAGCCCCGCCACCGAGGGGGCGTGGCAGAGCCGGGCGACGTGGTCGACGTTGTTCGTCCTGAGGCCGGCCCGGGCGAGCTTTGCGAAGAGGTAGTTCTCCTCGTTCGTCCCCTTCGCCGAGGTGAGGACCCCGACGGCCCCGGGGCCCGCCTCCTCCCTGATCTCCTTCAGCCGCTCGGCCGTCGCCGTGAGGGCCTCCTCCCAGGAGGATCGGACCATCCTCCCGCCGCGCCGGATCAGGGGGGCCCTCAGCCGGTCTGGATGGTGGACGAAGTCGGCGGCGAGCCAGCCCTTGACGCAGAGCCTCCCCCTGGAGATGGGGTGGGCGGGGTTTGGGGAGACGCCGACGGCCCTGCCGTCCTCGACGTGGATGAAGAGGCCGCAGCCGCAGCCGCAGTAGACGCAGGTGGTGGCGATCATCTCCAAGGCGGACCTCTCCGAGGTCGACTTGACCTGAGAGGTATTATCTGTTTGGGTGGCGCCCCCCAGGCTTCAAAAATGTGAAATAGGCCGATGGATCTAATACCCAGCCATGATCGGAAGTGTGCCCGCCGATGCCCGCCGTCTTGGTGGCAATGCTGGAGTACGAGGCCCAGCCAGGTGGAGGGTTTTGATGATGGGAACCTGGGGGATCCTCGCCCTCCTCATCGCCTCGGGGACGGGGGCCTCCGGGGGGCTGGTCACCTTGCGCCTCGACGACGGGACGGCGGAGAACGGCTTTCGGATGGGCGGCGACCTCGGCCACGCCGTCGTCTTCGAGCCCCCAGCCGGAGAGTGGACGATAAAGTCTGTCGGGGTATATGGGAAGCTAGAGCCGAACAGGACCTCCGACCTCTTCGTCCTGGAGATCTGGGACGGTGACCTGAACGCCGTCTCGAAGGTGACGGAGAGGGCCGACTCCTACTTCGGGGAGGAGTTCGGCTGGGCTGTGGTGGACCTCCCCGACGTCCAGGTCTCCGGCCCCTTCCTGGTCGCCCTCTACGAGTTCGGCGGGGTCTTCGTGGGCACCGACCTCGGTCCCGCCACGAATAAGTCGCTATTGACGGCGAGAAACCCCAACCGCATCCTCCGGTGGGAGCTGGAGGGGAGCCCCCAGAACGAGACCGAATGGATGATCCGGGCCCTCGGGTCCTCCCCCGCCCCGGAGGTGGTGAGCCTGAAGGTCCTCTCCGGAGGCGCAAGCCCGAGGAGCCCCGCCGGTATGGAGGTGGAGCTCTCCGACCCCGACGAGAACCTCCGGAGGGCGACCCTCTACCTCGCCGATGACGAATCGGGAGAGGTAGTATGGTCTGACTTCCGAGAGCTGGAGGGGGGGGAGGCGACGGCGGAGTTCTCCTGGCCGGGGACGGCCTTCCAGGTTTCAGACCCCAACGGAACCGTCTATCCCGTCCTGCCGTCGGTGGTGGAGGGGGTGAGAGAAGAGCTCCAGCCGATCCTGGCCCGATCTCTCCCTTGCGTCCTCCTCCTCGATTTCGGCGAGACCCAGGTTCCCGCCTACGCCTACTTCGGCGAGGACGGAAAGCTCAACGCCCTGATAGACCAGTCCGGCTCCGTCCACTACGCATCCCGGCAGGTCCTCAACGCCACCGCCCCGGGGGCGGACTACGTCGGGTACGTGGCGAAGAACGTCACCGCCTCCCGGGGCGATACCGCCGTAGCCTTCTACAAGGTGATCGCCGAACCCGGCTTTGAGACCCTTTCGACGGAATTTCACGAGCTTTTGATCCTCAGCCGGTCTCCCCTCTTCAACTACAGGGTCGTCCTCGAAGAGGTGGAGGCGATGGCCGGGGTGTACGTCCCAATCGTCCTGGCAGAGGACGAGGCCTACAACGCCGTCTGGTTCACCGGGCCGGCAGAAGTGAGAATCATTTGAACTGTAAATCCGATTTCGCCAGCCTTGGGCAACATATATTTTTTGATTATCATCGGTCTACGCCCTCCGAAGCTATGGCGGATATCTAATTCCAGCGGCTCTTGAAGGAGAGAAATATTTATATTCTTCTAATAAGAAGATATCATATGATAGAGGAGGAGATCTCTCTGCATATATTACGTTATTTGATCCCATCCATGACTTTCCTTCTGATATTCCAGGGAGCCTCTGCCATCGACATGTACTTCTCGGCGAGGGATGGCAGCAGGACCGTCGGGGTGGTCGAATCTTACGACGTCGACGAGAGGATCGGGGTCAGCAGCAGCGCCTCGGCGAGCTTCGACGGCGAATTTCGAATCGCCGAGAAGAACTGCCTCTGGGTCTCGGGGAACTCCTCCCCGGATACCGGCATCAACAACCCTTGGAGGGTTCTGCCGCGGATGCCGCAGAGGCTATCG
The sequence above is drawn from the Methanothrix harundinacea 6Ac genome and encodes:
- the fdhF gene encoding formate dehydrogenase subunit alpha codes for the protein MIATTCVYCGCGCGLFIHVEDGRAVGVSPNPAHPISRGRLCVKGWLAADFVHHPDRLRAPLIRRGGRMVRSSWEEALTATAERLKEIREEAGPGAVGVLTSAKGTNEENYLFAKLARAGLRTNNVDHVARLCHAPSVAGLGAALGSGAMTNPIRGLLSSDAILVTGSNTTEQHPLVAATILEAQSRGAALIVADPRRTQIASLADHRLAPRLGTDVAWINGLLNLILEGGLADEEFIRERTAGFDALKDSVSKYTPEVVEKISGIPPRDLEAAAAAFGEAPRAAVVYAMGTTQHSNGTENVLALANLVLATGNLGREGTGICPLRGHQNVQGACDMGALPNVYSGYQKVEDPAARGRMEAAWGTDLPPAPGLTAVEMMEAAKEGRLKGLFISGENPMMSYPDRGLVGRALESLEFLAVAEIFPTETTALADVVLPAASFAEKDGTFTSTERRVQRVRRAVPPPGEARPEVEVAAALLRRLGVPAEYASPEEVMAEIASVTPSYGGISYPRLGTAGLSWPCPDPDHPGTEILHKESFPIGRARFFPVDLLAAGSDPEYPLLLTTGRSLFHFHTGSMTRRTPLLDRELPKPAVEMNPEDAAALGVRSGGGVVVESASGSLEVEARTTDSVPPGTVFFPFHFAEAPANLLTAADLDPRSKIPEFKRTPVRIRRLEG